The following are from one region of the Salvia hispanica cultivar TCC Black 2014 chromosome 1, UniMelb_Shisp_WGS_1.0, whole genome shotgun sequence genome:
- the LOC125192393 gene encoding G-type lectin S-receptor-like serine/threonine-protein kinase LECRK3, whose protein sequence is MYILTILILLLASTAAEAQIRSSNITLGSSLTLSSNSSWPSPSGVFAFGFFPQHVNNYAVGIFLPDKTVVWTANRDSDPTVPNDVVSLMLSPEGRLVLRRRQGQDIDVINPSLTIASASMLDNGNFVLYDSYSRIIWQSFDHPTNTLLPGQRLSPGEEIFSSASETDYGRGIFRLKMQDDGNLVQYTVNTPITAPYAYYESDTYGAGGIVSLNLDSDGRLYLLNGSLPLKNISNGGFPTQGYINLMRLDIGGIFRIYSLSLGNLTTIRRWSSTDDECAPLGLCGLNAFCILMDTAPVCQCIPGFVSVQAGNSPAGCSRSFSAQGCPTINDRLKYEMRRVDNTDWEDSSYEILDKMLSEEECSKACLDDGHCEAAFFKDNQCRKQRLPLRFGRRSLGNSNIALIRFSTNTEVPDTGGDSDCKSIIKKERRIDLLIIGIVLMSIGTLALLISVIFVQKNRKNYNKISNEDGANFVVGISLKVFTFEHLFEATNGFKEELGRGASGTVFKGILQNGQKMVAVKRLEKEFTQGEIEFQTELKTIGKMYHRNLVRLLGYCFNGHNKLLVFEYMSNGSLADILFTQEKRPNWEERMEIARDVSRGILYLHQECETQIIHCDIKPQNILMDDNWRAKISDFGLAKLLKQDQTNTITGIRGTKGYVAPEWFQKQAITVKADVYSFGVMLLEIICCRKCVDYSKSENEAILEEWVYDCYATGKIASLVGDETVDESEVKRMVKIGIWCVQFEPSLRPTMKNVLLMLEGIVDIPEPPILGSFS, encoded by the coding sequence atgtacaTCCTCACAATTTTGATTCTCCTTCTTGCTTCAACAGCAGCAGAAGCTCAAATAAGATCCTCCAACATCACCTTAGGCTCTTCCCTCACTCTCTCCTCCAACTCCTCTTGGCCTTCCCCCTCCGGCGTCTTCGCCTTCGGATTCTTCCCCCAACACGTCAACAACTACGCCGTCGGCATCTTCCTACCCGACAAAACCGTCGTCTGGACAGCAAATAGGGACAGCGATCCGACCGTCCCCAACGACGTCGTCTCCCTTATGCTATCCCCTGAGGGCCGGCTGGTCCTCCGCCGGAGGCAAGGCCAAGACATAGACGTCATCAACCCCTCCTTAACCATCGCGTCAGCGTCAATGCTAGACAACGGCAACTTTGTTCTCTACGATTCATATTCAAGAATAATCTGGCAGAGCTTCGACCATCCGACAAACACCCTCCTCCCCGGCCAGCGCCTCTCGCCCGGGGAAGAGATCTTCTCCAGCGCCTCAGAGACCGACTACGGGAGAGGGATTTTCAGGCTGAAGATGCAGGACGATGGAAACCTTGTGCAGTATACTGTCAACACACCGATCACAGCGCCTTACGCTTACTATGAATCAGACACATACGGAGCAGGTGGTATTGTCTCTCTCAACCTCGACAGCGACGGCCGCCTTTATCTGCTCAACGGTAGCTTGCCTCTGAAGAATATATCCAATGGTGGATTCCCTACCCAGGGATACATCAATCTCATGAGGCTCGACATCGGAGGAATCTTCCGTatctactctctctctctcggtAATCTCACCACCATCAGGAGATGGTCCTCCACGGACGACGAGTGTGCTCCCCTTGGTTTATGCGGACTCAATGCCTTCTGCATTCTCATGGATACTGCGCCGGTATGTCAGTGTATTCCCGGTTTCGTCTCTGTCCAGGCCGGCAACAGCCCAGCCGGCTGTTCTAGATCCTTCTCGGCGCAGGGCTGTCCCACAATTAATGATAGATTGAAGTACGAAATGAGAAGAGTTGATAACACCGACTGGGAGGATAGCTCATATGAGATTTTGGATAAGATGTTAAGCGAAGAAGAGTGCAGCAAAGCATGCCTCGATGACGGCCACTGTGAAGCAGCATTCTTCAAAGATAACCAATGCCGAAAGCAGAGGCTTCCGTTAAGATTTGGGAGAAGGTCTCTGGGAAACTCAAACATCGCTCTTATTCGCTTCAGTACAAACACAGAGGTACCCGACACTGGAGGCGATTCCGACTGTAAAAGTATCATAAAGAAAGAGCGGCGCATAGACCTCCTAATCATCGGCATTGTGCTTATGTCAATAGGCACCTTGGCCTTGTTAATTTCTGTGATCTTCGTTCAAAAGAATAGGAAGAACTACAACAAGATCAGTAACGAAGATGGAGCTAACTTTGTGGTTGGCATTTCTCTGAAAGTGTTCACATTCGAGCATTTGTTCGAAGCGACAAACGGCTTCAAGGAAGAGTTGGGGAGAGGTGCATCTGGCACGGTTTTCAAAGGGATTTTGCAGAATGGCCAGAAAATGGTGGCGGTGAAGAGGTTGGAGAAGGAATTCACACAAGGAGAGATAGAGTTCCAGACAGAGCTGAAGACAATTGGGAAGATGTATCACCGGAACCTAGTCCGACTCCTAGGTTACTGCTTCAACGGACACAACAAATTGTTGGTGTTTGAGTACATGAGCAACGGATCCCTCGCTGACATACTTTTCACTCAAGAGAAACGGCCGAACTGGGAGGAACGGATGGAGATCGCTCGTGATGTATCGAGAGGGATACTGTATCTGCACCAAGAGTGTGAGACGCAGATCATTCATTGCGATATAAAGCCTCAAAACATACTCATGGACGATAACTGGCGTGCAAAGATATCAGATTTTGGGTTGGCAAAGCTACTGAAACAAGATCAGACTAATACAATTACTGGGATAAGAGGCACTAAGGGCTATGTTGCACCAGAGTGGTTCCAAAAGCAGGCGATCACGGTGAAAGCAGATGTGTATAGCTTCGGGGTGATGCTGCTGGAGATCATATGTTGTAGGAAGTGTGTTGATTACAGCAAGAGTGAAAATGAGGCGATTCTTGAGGAATGGGTTTACGACTGTTATGCAACGGGGAAGATTGCGAGTCTCGTGGGGGATGAAACGGTGGATGAGAGTGAAGTGAAGAGGATGGTAAAGATAGGGATATGGTGTGTGCAGTTTGAGCCGTCGCTTCGTCCAACAATGAAGAACGTTCTGCTAATGTTGGAGGGTATTGTCGACATTCCTGAACCTCCCATTCTTGGTTCTTTTTCTTAA